One Phragmites australis chromosome 23, lpPhrAust1.1, whole genome shotgun sequence DNA window includes the following coding sequences:
- the LOC133906486 gene encoding stem-specific protein TSJT1-like — MLAVFSGEVVEVPAELVAAGSRTPSPKTRASELVSRFLGSAEPAMSMQLGDLGRLAYSHANQALLRPRSFAAKDEIFCLFEGVLDNLGRLSQQYGLSKGANEVVLVIEAYKTLRDRAPYPASFMLSQLTGSYAFVLFDKSTSSLLVASDPEGKVPLFWGVTADGCVAFSDDIGMLKGSCGKSLAPFPQGCFYSNALGGLKCYENPKNKVTAVPANEEEICGATFKVEGSTILTALH, encoded by the exons ATGTTGGCGGTGTTCAGCGgcgaggtggtggaggtgcCGGCGGAGCTGGTGGCGGCCGGCAGCCGGACGCCGTCGCCCAAGACGCGGGCGTCGGAGCTGGTGAGCCGCTTCCTGGGCAGCGCGGAGCCGGCCATGTCGATGCAGCTCGGCGACCTCGGACGCCTCGCATACTCCCACGCCAACCAGGCGCTCCTCCGCCCAAG GTCCTTCGCCGCAAAGGACGAGATCTTCTGCCTGTTCGAGGGGGTGCTGGACAACCTTGGCAGGCTGAGCCAGCAGTACGGGCTGTCCAAGGGAGCCAACGAGGTGGTCCTCGTCATCGAGGCGTACAAGACGCTCAGGGACCGGGCGCCATACCCCGCCAGCTTCATGCTCTCGCAGCTCACCGGCAGCTACGCCTTCGTGCTCTTCGACAAGTCCACatcctcgctgcttgtggcatCT GATCCCGAGGGTAAGGTGCCGCTGTTCTGGGGGGTAACTGCTGACGGCTGCGTTGCCTTCTCTGACGACATTGGCATGCTTAAAGGATCATGTGGCAAGTCACTTGCGCCTTTTCCGCAAG GTTGCTTCTACTCTAATGCTCTTGGAGGCTTGAAGTGCTATGAGAACCCAAAGAACAAGGTCACTGCTGTTCCTGCAAACGAAGAAGAAATTTGTGGTGCAACTTTCAAG GTAGAAGGCTCTACCATCCTCACAGCACTGCATTAG